From Bifidobacteriaceae bacterium, one genomic window encodes:
- a CDS encoding alpha-E domain-containing protein, whose product MLSRVAESLFWMGRYMERADGTARILDVHLQLMLEAPAADEGAACQSLLAIMGVSHPDRGLRAADVANLLAVDPLEPSSIAYSLRAARENGRRAREIISTELWECLNTLNQNMPSEVPEDRHHALFAWVRERSAMAAGIGYTTMIRDEPYQFFMLGQGLERADMTARLLATRELTDTAGASWTTILRSCGGYEACLRSRRGLPTKEDAAEFLLLDTFFPRSIQFAFNRALTALGELEPNGAGARPGGEAGPGATGGPGGPGGPGRRRQSQRLTRGVRHGDPAWILGQAISQLRYQPIDEILADLPDQMDRVQQATSAASEAVRQRYFPVLAAPAWVGEEA is encoded by the coding sequence GTGCTGTCGCGCGTGGCTGAGTCGCTGTTCTGGATGGGCCGGTACATGGAGCGGGCCGACGGCACGGCGCGCATTCTGGACGTGCACCTGCAGTTGATGTTGGAGGCCCCCGCGGCGGACGAGGGCGCCGCCTGCCAGTCGCTGCTGGCGATCATGGGCGTGTCCCATCCTGATCGGGGGCTGAGGGCGGCGGATGTGGCGAACCTGCTGGCGGTCGACCCGTTGGAGCCGTCCTCGATCGCCTACTCGTTGCGGGCGGCGCGGGAGAACGGGCGCCGGGCCCGTGAAATCATCTCGACCGAGTTGTGGGAATGCCTCAACACGTTGAATCAGAACATGCCCTCCGAGGTGCCGGAGGACCGCCACCACGCGCTGTTCGCCTGGGTGCGGGAACGTTCGGCTATGGCGGCCGGGATTGGCTACACCACCATGATCCGGGACGAGCCATACCAGTTCTTCATGCTGGGGCAGGGCCTGGAGCGGGCCGACATGACCGCGCGGCTGCTCGCCACCCGCGAATTGACGGACACGGCCGGCGCCTCCTGGACCACCATCCTGCGTTCCTGCGGCGGATACGAGGCGTGCCTCAGGTCCCGGCGGGGACTGCCAACCAAAGAGGACGCGGCCGAGTTCCTGCTCCTGGACACGTTCTTCCCGCGGTCGATTCAGTTCGCGTTCAACCGGGCGTTGACGGCGCTCGGGGAACTGGAGCCGAACGGGGCCGGCGCCCGGCCCGGCGGGGAAGCCGGCCCAGGGGCGACGGGCGGGCCGGGCGGACCAGGCGGACCAGGCCGCCGCCGCCAATCCCAGCGTCTGACCCGCGGCGTGCGGCACGGCGACCCGGCTTGGATTCTGGGGCAGGCGATCAGCCAGCTGCGCTACCAGCCGATCGATGAGATCCTGGCCGACCTGCCGGACCAAATGGATCGCGTCCAGCAGGCGACCTCCGCCGCGTCCGAGGCGGTCAGGCAACGCTACTTTCCGGTGCTCGCGGCGCCGGCTTGGGTGGGTGAGGAAGCGTGA
- a CDS encoding transglutaminase family protein — protein MNRLRVRHVAGFRYSAPAAASYNEARMLPRDGHGQQVLSDSLETLPHAPQHRYRDYWGTKVVAFEVLSPHTELTLRSSALVEVNRVAEVGERASWAELARQASASTRLAEQSLQSARTRPPAEVAELARDLAAEHQDPRAAAEAICREIRAHMDYVPGVTTVGATAAEAWEKGSGVCQDIAHVSLGAVRAVGIPARYVSGYMHPQPEPVTGVTVTAESHAWIEWFCGSWVGFDPTNLAPIASRHILVARGRDYDDIAPIRGVYAGTGDSCAFATVEITRET, from the coding sequence GTGAACCGGCTGCGTGTGCGCCATGTGGCCGGATTCCGTTACTCGGCCCCGGCCGCCGCCTCCTACAACGAGGCCCGCATGCTCCCCCGCGACGGCCACGGCCAACAGGTGCTCTCAGACTCCCTTGAAACCCTTCCCCACGCCCCGCAGCACCGCTACCGCGACTATTGGGGCACCAAAGTGGTGGCGTTCGAGGTGCTGAGCCCGCACACGGAGCTGACCCTGCGGTCCTCGGCGCTGGTCGAGGTCAACCGCGTGGCGGAGGTGGGCGAGCGCGCCTCCTGGGCCGAATTGGCGCGGCAGGCCTCCGCCTCCACCCGTCTGGCGGAGCAATCGTTGCAGAGCGCGCGCACCCGGCCGCCGGCCGAGGTGGCCGAACTGGCGCGCGACTTGGCGGCGGAGCACCAGGACCCGCGCGCGGCCGCGGAGGCGATCTGCCGGGAGATCCGCGCCCACATGGACTACGTGCCCGGAGTCACCACCGTGGGCGCGACAGCCGCCGAGGCCTGGGAGAAAGGCAGCGGCGTCTGCCAAGACATTGCCCACGTGTCGCTTGGCGCCGTCCGGGCCGTCGGCATACCCGCCCGCTACGTCTCCGGCTACATGCACCCCCAGCCGGAGCCAGTGACCGGCGTGACCGTCACAGCCGAGTCGCACGCTTGGATCGAGTGGTTCTGCGGTTCCTGGGTCGGCTTCGACCCGACCAACCTGGCGCCGATCGCCTCGCGCCACATCCTGGTCGCCCGCGGCCGCGACTACGACGACATCGCACCGATCCGGGGGGTCTACGCGGGCACGGGCGACTCCTGCGCGTTCGCCACCGTGGAGATAACCCGCGAAACCTAG
- a CDS encoding response regulator transcription factor, giving the protein MLVIDDDPHIRELVEALLRGAGMATRAAADGREALRVLGLTAIDLCVVDAMMPNLDGAGFCRAARRYYPDLPLLMLTAKGQLGDKAQGFAAGADDYLVKPFEGAELVMRVKALTRRYHKVVEQRAQAGRLILDESSRVATLDGERRDLPLKEFDLLFMLAGHKGRTLTRRQILDRVWGFDFDGNERTLDVHINRLRERFGPESGFRIATVRGIGYRLEDT; this is encoded by the coding sequence GTGCTTGTGATCGATGACGACCCGCACATCCGCGAACTGGTCGAGGCGCTGCTGCGCGGCGCGGGCATGGCCACGCGGGCGGCGGCGGACGGGCGGGAGGCGTTGCGGGTGCTGGGCCTGACCGCGATCGACCTGTGCGTGGTGGACGCCATGATGCCCAATCTGGACGGGGCGGGTTTCTGCCGGGCCGCCCGCCGCTACTACCCGGACCTGCCGTTGCTCATGTTGACCGCCAAAGGCCAGTTGGGCGACAAGGCCCAAGGCTTCGCGGCCGGGGCGGACGACTACCTGGTCAAGCCCTTCGAAGGCGCCGAGTTGGTGATGCGCGTCAAGGCCCTGACGCGCCGCTACCACAAGGTGGTCGAACAGCGGGCGCAGGCGGGTCGGCTGATCCTGGACGAATCCAGCCGGGTGGCCACGCTGGACGGCGAGCGCCGCGACTTGCCCCTCAAAGAGTTCGACCTGTTGTTCATGCTGGCCGGGCACAAGGGCCGCACGCTGACCAGGCGGCAGATCCTGGACCGGGTGTGGGGCTTTGACTTTGACGGCAACGAACGCACCTTGGACGTGCACATCAACCGCCTGCGCGAACGCTTCGGCCCCGAATCCGGTTTCAGGATCGCCACCGTGCGCGGGATTGGCTACCGGTTGGAGGACACGTGA
- a CDS encoding HAMP domain-containing histidine kinase, producing the protein MTGRPAWTRRDMLRALGGLAWIVAGLLVGWLVSEGLWAITGRPPAFAAYLAAVGICVAGTMAFGRLFAAIRGKRPGRPDLGEQILDALERISQGDFDVRLSATRPGPFRAVVESVNKMAAELGTLEHQRQEFVSNVSHEIGSPLTSVIGFARLLRDQDLDRDTQRHYLDVIVQEAERVSKLGENLLRLSALDDAAWEPRRHRVDEALGEVVVLLEPQWSAKSLTVELDAEAVEWAGDREMMHQVWVNLLQNAIKFTPEGGAVTVVLRQEGAGWTCRVRDTGIGIAPGDLPHVFERFFRADKARSQGGNGLGLALAKRIVELGGGRVAVASEVGRGAEFSVHMDL; encoded by the coding sequence GTGACCGGGCGGCCGGCGTGGACCCGCCGGGACATGTTGAGGGCCTTGGGCGGCCTGGCCTGGATTGTGGCCGGATTGCTGGTCGGTTGGCTGGTCTCCGAGGGCCTTTGGGCCATCACCGGCCGGCCTCCCGCGTTTGCCGCCTACCTGGCGGCGGTCGGCATCTGCGTGGCCGGCACCATGGCGTTCGGCCGCCTGTTCGCCGCCATTCGCGGCAAGCGGCCCGGCCGCCCGGACCTGGGCGAGCAGATCCTGGACGCTTTGGAGCGCATCTCGCAGGGGGACTTCGACGTGCGCCTGTCCGCCACCCGGCCGGGCCCTTTCCGCGCGGTGGTCGAATCGGTCAACAAGATGGCGGCCGAACTCGGCACCTTGGAGCACCAGCGCCAGGAGTTCGTCTCCAACGTCTCCCATGAGATCGGCTCGCCTTTGACTTCGGTGATCGGCTTCGCGCGGCTCCTGCGCGACCAGGACTTGGACCGCGACACCCAGCGCCACTATCTGGACGTCATTGTGCAAGAGGCGGAGCGGGTGTCCAAGCTTGGCGAGAACCTGTTGCGTTTGTCTGCTTTGGACGATGCCGCGTGGGAACCCCGCCGCCACCGCGTTGACGAGGCGTTGGGCGAGGTCGTGGTCCTCCTGGAGCCGCAGTGGTCCGCCAAGTCGCTGACGGTCGAACTGGACGCCGAAGCCGTCGAATGGGCGGGCGACCGGGAGATGATGCACCAGGTCTGGGTCAACCTGCTTCAGAACGCGATCAAGTTCACCCCGGAGGGCGGCGCGGTCACCGTGGTCTTGCGCCAAGAGGGCGCGGGCTGGACGTGCCGCGTGCGAGACACCGGCATAGGGATAGCGCCCGGCGACCTGCCCCATGTCTTCGAGCGTTTCTTCCGGGCGGACAAGGCCCGGTCGCAGGGCGGCAACGGCCTGGGCTTGGCCCTGGCGAAGCGGATTGTGGAACTGGGCGGCGGGCGCGTGGCCGTGGCCAGCGAGGTGGGGCGGGGCGCCGAGTTCTCCGTCCACATGGATCTCTGA
- a CDS encoding ABC transporter ATP-binding protein, with amino-acid sequence MPVIEVEHLVKRYKKAKEPAVKDVSFSVEEGEFFAFLGPNGAGKTTTISILTTTLSKTAGRVRIGGYDLDTQERQVRRAIGIIFQRPSLDLTLTAEENIRIHSCLYGVYPYRPTFGSMPAAYRRQVEELAEVVGLGEALRRPVRKLSGGMQRKLEVIRSLMHTPRVLFLDEPTSGLDAVARRNLWDYLNQVRRDHGTTVFLTTHYIDEAEDADTVCLINSGLVGLCCPPQEMKRRLGANRLEDAYVDYLSQETGEMGTVPISGGPEIGTVPISAGSRREVAA; translated from the coding sequence ATGCCCGTAATCGAAGTCGAGCACCTGGTCAAGAGGTATAAGAAAGCAAAGGAGCCGGCAGTCAAGGACGTCTCCTTCAGCGTGGAAGAAGGCGAGTTCTTCGCCTTCCTGGGCCCAAACGGGGCGGGCAAGACCACCACGATCTCGATTCTGACGACCACGTTGTCGAAGACGGCCGGCCGCGTGCGGATCGGCGGGTATGACTTGGACACGCAGGAGCGCCAGGTCCGCCGGGCCATCGGCATCATCTTCCAGCGGCCAAGCTTGGACCTGACCTTGACGGCGGAGGAGAACATCCGCATCCATTCGTGCCTGTACGGCGTCTACCCGTACCGGCCGACCTTCGGGAGCATGCCGGCGGCCTACCGCCGGCAGGTCGAGGAGTTGGCGGAGGTGGTGGGCCTGGGCGAGGCTCTGCGCCGGCCGGTCCGGAAGCTGTCCGGCGGCATGCAGCGCAAGCTTGAGGTGATCCGCTCCTTGATGCACACCCCGCGCGTGCTGTTCTTGGACGAGCCGACCTCCGGGTTGGACGCGGTGGCCCGCCGCAACCTGTGGGACTACCTCAACCAGGTTCGCCGCGACCACGGCACCACGGTGTTCTTGACCACCCACTACATTGACGAGGCGGAAGACGCCGACACGGTCTGCCTGATCAACTCCGGCCTGGTCGGCCTGTGCTGCCCGCCCCAGGAGATGAAGCGCCGCCTGGGCGCGAACCGCCTAGAGGACGCCTATGTCGACTACCTGAGCCAGGAAACCGGGGAAATGGGGACGGTACCTATTTCCGGCGGGCCGGAAATAGGTACCGTCCCCATTTCCGCTGGCTCTCGAAGGGAGGTGGCGGCGTGA
- a CDS encoding ABC transporter permease gives MSAATLAPPRTRSRVWRELNGIVTVMARDLTITTKSLSGLVMSLVMPLLMMGMIGGNLKENMAAGLGFDFGRFMLVGMLVNMLFMVTTMGMTTLVDDSDGNYSAELLVSPLSRYGIVLGKILGSAVMAIVSCLGVLVVGALMGISLTVGQLLALLALAPLMCLSGGALAMIILGVIKSNKTANVAVMLITMPQMFLSGVIIPIGQSTGVLWLLSRLLPMTYCVDLGRAAVYAGTPEYNSVVLFNPAVSLTAITVLTLGCLLAGTVLYVRSEKNR, from the coding sequence GTGAGCGCGGCCACATTGGCGCCGCCGAGGACCCGCTCGCGGGTTTGGCGCGAACTGAACGGCATTGTCACCGTCATGGCCCGTGACCTGACCATCACCACCAAGAGCCTCAGCGGGCTGGTCATGAGCTTGGTCATGCCGCTCCTCATGATGGGGATGATCGGCGGGAACCTGAAAGAGAACATGGCCGCCGGCCTGGGGTTCGACTTCGGCCGCTTCATGCTGGTCGGAATGCTGGTGAACATGCTGTTCATGGTCACCACCATGGGCATGACCACCCTGGTGGACGATTCCGACGGCAATTACAGCGCGGAACTGCTGGTGTCCCCGCTGTCCCGGTACGGGATAGTGCTCGGCAAGATCCTCGGCTCCGCGGTCATGGCGATCGTCTCCTGCCTGGGCGTGCTGGTGGTGGGCGCCCTGATGGGCATCTCCCTGACCGTGGGCCAGTTGCTCGCCCTGCTGGCCCTGGCCCCGCTGATGTGCCTGTCCGGCGGCGCGCTGGCCATGATCATCCTGGGCGTCATCAAGAGCAACAAGACCGCCAACGTGGCGGTCATGCTCATCACCATGCCGCAGATGTTCCTGTCCGGCGTGATCATCCCGATTGGGCAGTCAACCGGGGTGTTGTGGCTGCTCAGCCGCCTCCTGCCGATGACCTACTGCGTGGACTTGGGCCGCGCCGCCGTCTACGCGGGCACCCCCGAATACAACTCGGTGGTGCTCTTCAACCCGGCGGTCTCCCTGACCGCCATAACGGTCTTGACGTTGGGTTGTCTGCTGGCGGGCACAGTCCTGTACGTCCGCTCGGAAAAGAACCGCTGA